A part of Chloroflexota bacterium genomic DNA contains:
- a CDS encoding single-stranded DNA-binding protein, with amino-acid sequence MSYQRILVRGNIGSEPRIKEFAKGDSVCNFSIAVNESYTNRSGKKVPSTTWFQCAAWNAIGKNIHQYKHKGEPIFIEGKMIFNKGNDGNIYPQIIVQTVDFIGGIQQELHERQELPKMCATAPEDEFLWND; translated from the coding sequence ATGTCATATCAAAGAATTTTGGTTCGAGGCAATATTGGAAGCGAACCAAGAATCAAAGAATTTGCCAAGGGAGATTCTGTATGCAACTTCTCAATTGCCGTGAACGAATCATATACAAATCGCTCCGGGAAAAAAGTGCCCAGCACAACCTGGTTTCAATGTGCAGCCTGGAATGCAATTGGCAAGAACATTCATCAATATAAACATAAAGGCGAGCCGATATTCATAGAAGGAAAGATGATATTTAATAAAGGGAACGATGGAAATATTTACCCACAAATTATCGTTCAAACGGTGGACTTCATTGGCGGAATTCAACAAGAATTACATGAACGCCAAGAATTACCTAAAATGTGTGCAACTGCACCTGAAGATGAGTTCCTTTGGAATGACTGA
- a CDS encoding DUF262 domain-containing protein encodes MTDAEREKELQREIRGVSKSIRSLLSGVKYTIDYYQREYKWTTKQVSELLQDLTNRFLDDHEDENERKAVAGYGQYFLGSIVISAKNGQKFIIDGQQRLTTLTLLLIYLDNLQSDREDKVSIKEMIFSEKYGEKSFNLDVEERAAAMEAIFNQEDYEINGQSESVKNIIARYKDIESFFDPDIKDETLPYFIDWLIDNVHLVEITAYSDNDAYMIFETMNDRGLSLTPTDMLKGYLLANIIDEEKRDEAANIWKAQSHELKEISPEEVSDFLKAWLRSQYAQSIRERKKNAKPRDFDRLGTEFHRWVRDHKDIVQEKENIKVGIGLTTSDDFYTFIKNDFTFYGQQYLILRKASSEYLPGLEDVFHIAQLGLTLQYPVILAPLTPDDDKSTIQLKIQAVSTFLEIVLARRLWNWHSINYSTMQYTLFLIMREIRRKSLEDLIPILVRRLDDQDDFDNFDRFSLHKKNRYMIHRLLARMTDTIERGSGQPSHYLEYINVKGDPKNPYEVEHIWANHPERHTDEFNHPFDFSEYRNRIGGLLLLPKKFNASYNDCTYQEKYNHYYGQNLLAQSLSPQCYAHNPGFLSFIKQSGLPFKPHEQFKKADLDERQALYIALAKYTWNPDRLRKLLEG; translated from the coding sequence ATGACAGATGCCGAGAGGGAAAAAGAACTTCAACGGGAAATCCGTGGTGTATCAAAGTCAATTCGCAGCTTATTATCGGGGGTCAAATACACCATTGACTATTATCAGCGTGAATATAAATGGACAACTAAGCAGGTCTCGGAATTGCTCCAGGACCTTACCAACCGATTTCTAGATGATCATGAAGATGAGAACGAGCGCAAAGCCGTTGCTGGTTACGGACAGTACTTTCTTGGCTCAATTGTCATTAGCGCGAAGAATGGTCAGAAGTTCATAATTGATGGTCAGCAGCGTCTGACAACACTTACTCTCTTGTTGATCTATCTCGATAATCTCCAAAGCGATCGTGAAGACAAAGTCAGCATCAAGGAAATGATCTTCTCAGAGAAATACGGTGAGAAATCATTCAACCTGGACGTGGAGGAGCGAGCAGCGGCCATGGAAGCGATCTTCAACCAGGAAGATTATGAAATTAATGGCCAATCCGAATCAGTCAAGAATATCATCGCCCGATATAAAGATATTGAGAGCTTCTTTGATCCAGACATTAAAGATGAAACCCTACCATATTTTATTGATTGGCTGATCGATAATGTTCACCTGGTGGAGATCACAGCATATTCTGATAATGATGCTTATATGATTTTCGAGACCATGAATGATCGTGGCCTTTCGCTGACGCCCACAGATATGCTCAAAGGGTATTTGCTGGCCAATATCATAGATGAAGAAAAACGGGACGAAGCTGCTAATATTTGGAAGGCTCAAAGCCATGAGCTTAAAGAAATTTCACCTGAAGAGGTTTCTGATTTTTTGAAAGCCTGGTTAAGAAGCCAATATGCTCAGTCTATCCGTGAGAGAAAGAAAAATGCAAAACCACGGGACTTTGATCGGTTGGGGACCGAATTCCATCGATGGGTCAGGGACCATAAGGATATTGTTCAAGAAAAGGAGAATATTAAAGTCGGGATCGGTTTAACAACCTCTGACGATTTTTATACCTTTATTAAGAATGATTTTACTTTTTATGGGCAGCAATATCTGATATTACGCAAGGCGTCATCAGAATACCTTCCTGGATTGGAAGATGTTTTCCATATAGCCCAATTAGGGTTGACATTGCAGTATCCAGTAATTCTTGCGCCTCTCACGCCTGACGATGATAAATCGACAATCCAATTAAAAATCCAGGCTGTTTCTACTTTCCTTGAAATTGTCCTTGCCCGTCGGCTATGGAACTGGCACAGCATTAATTATTCTACGATGCAATATACGCTGTTTCTTATTATGCGGGAAATCCGGAGAAAATCCCTTGAGGACCTGATCCCGATTTTGGTTCGCCGGCTGGATGATCAAGATGATTTTGATAATTTTGACAGGTTTTCACTTCACAAGAAGAACCGTTATATGATTCATCGGTTATTGGCGCGGATGACGGATACTATTGAACGTGGTTCCGGCCAGCCATCCCATTACCTAGAATATATCAATGTTAAAGGCGACCCCAAGAACCCTTATGAAGTCGAGCACATCTGGGCAAATCATCCGGAACGTCACACAGATGAATTCAACCATCCATTTGACTTTAGCGAATATCGCAACCGGATAGGCGGCCTCCTATTGCTACCTAAAAAATTCAACGCGAGTTATAACGATTGTACCTATCAGGAAAAATACAATCATTATTATGGCCAGAACTTATTAGCGCAATCACTTAGTCCTCAATGTTATGCGCATAATCCCGGGTTTCTCAGTTTTATCAAGCAATCTGGTCTTCCTTTCAAGCCCCACGAGCAATTTAAGAAGGCGGATCTGGATGAGCGCCAAGCCTTATATATCGCACTGGCAAAATACACATGGAATCCTGATCGGTTGCGGAAGCTGTTGGAGGGCTAA
- a CDS encoding restriction endonuclease subunit S, protein MKITEIGLFPEDWTVMKVSEISDVKTGPFGSTLHEKDYVQSGTPIITVEHLGITNVIHDNLPLVSDTDKKRLKAYLLNKGDIVFSRVGSVDRSALIRSSEVGWLFSGRLLRVRPFRKLVLPEYLIYQFQSEPLKQRVREVAVGQTMASLNTKILDSIKVIIPPTLKEQKAIAEVLSDMDAYIDSLEQLIAKKRLIKQGVMQELLTGKRRLPGFTGRWEERQLGEIGEISGAGIDKKIKTDESPIRLVNYLDVYHRNLIFSKDLHHWVTAPTKKILKCSVQKGDIFFTPTSEVPYDIANSAVAMEDIQDAAYSYHLVRLRLYENNNWDLLFRAYIFATRHFLSQAETMCEGSGTRYVITLKRFRELSVFYPTDIIEQAAIAEVLSSMDNEITTLENKLDKLNKIKEGMMQELLTGRIRLV, encoded by the coding sequence ATGAAAATAACAGAAATTGGATTGTTCCCAGAAGACTGGACCGTGATGAAGGTCAGTGAAATATCAGATGTGAAGACAGGTCCATTCGGTTCAACTTTACATGAAAAAGACTATGTTCAAAGTGGTACGCCAATAATTACTGTTGAACACCTTGGAATCACTAATGTTATACACGATAACCTTCCCTTAGTTTCTGATACCGATAAGAAACGATTAAAAGCTTATCTCCTTAACAAAGGCGACATAGTTTTTAGTAGAGTTGGTTCTGTTGATCGTAGTGCTCTAATTAGATCAAGTGAAGTTGGATGGCTTTTCTCTGGAAGATTATTGAGAGTCAGACCTTTTCGCAAATTAGTTTTACCCGAATATCTTATTTATCAATTCCAATCCGAGCCTTTGAAGCAACGAGTAAGAGAAGTCGCTGTCGGACAAACGATGGCATCTCTAAATACGAAAATCCTCGATAGCATAAAAGTTATTATTCCTCCCACTCTCAAAGAACAAAAAGCCATCGCCGAAGTCCTGAGCGACATGGATGCCTACATTGACTCGCTGGAGCAGCTGATCGCCAAGAAGCGCCTGATCAAGCAAGGTGTCATGCAGGAATTGCTGACGGGGAAACGAAGGCTGCCGGGTTTTACGGGAAGGTGGGAAGAAAGGCAATTAGGCGAAATTGGAGAAATTTCAGGAGCGGGAATTGATAAGAAAATTAAGACTGATGAGTCTCCAATAAGACTTGTTAATTATTTAGATGTGTATCATAGGAATTTGATTTTCTCAAAGGATTTACATCATTGGGTTACTGCCCCAACAAAAAAGATACTGAAATGTTCAGTACAAAAAGGGGATATTTTCTTTACTCCCACCTCCGAAGTCCCATATGACATTGCTAATTCCGCAGTGGCGATGGAAGATATACAGGATGCTGCTTACAGTTATCATCTTGTTAGGTTGCGTCTTTATGAAAACAATAATTGGGATCTATTATTTCGAGCCTATATCTTTGCTACTAGACACTTTCTCTCACAGGCAGAAACAATGTGTGAAGGAAGTGGAACCAGATATGTTATTACGCTAAAGAGATTCCGAGAACTAAGTGTGTTCTATCCCACTGATATTATTGAGCAAGCTGCAATTGCAGAAGTGTTATCGAGTATGGATAATGAAATTACCACTTTGGAAAATAAGCTTGATAAACTTAATAAAATTAAAGAAGGTATGATGCAAGAATTACTGACAGGGAGGATTCGCTTGGTATGA
- a CDS encoding type I restriction-modification system subunit M: MALKKSELYSTIWASCDALRGGMDASQYKDYVLVLLFIKYISDKYAGTPYAPINIPKGASFKDMVALKGQSDIGDQINKKIIGPLVNANAQISRADFPDFNDPNKLGSGKDMVDRLTDLIAIFENPALDFSKNRADDDDLLGDAYEYLMRNFATESGKSKGQFYTPAEVSRVIAQVIGIREANTSAETAVYDPTCGSGSLLLKVGEEATTPVTLYGQEKDAATSGLARMNMILHNNPTATIKQENTLSKPQYLTGEALKQFDFVVANPPFSDKRWRTGFDPDHDIYGRFESFGVPPNRQGDYAYLLHIVRSLKSTGVGACIMPHGVLFRGNSEAEIRRNLIRKGYIKGIIGLPANLFYGTGIPACIVVLEKQNAQARKGIFMIDASKGFIKDGPKNRLRARDIHKIVDAFKNQTEIEKYSRMVSFEEIEGHEYNLNLPRYIDTQEPEDLQDIEGHLKGGIPARDIDALQRYWQAFPGLKVTLFKENRPGHVDLAVKESAIRSTIEENPEFMAFTQEMADHFAAWQEKWVPKLKALEPGFKPKELIKTLSNDLLEHYQDLPLIDPYDIYQHLMDYWEETMQDDCYLISTDGWKAETYRIIETDKNGKEKDKGWACDLIPKPYLVDRFFKDEKKQLDGLNEKIEDLTSQISELEEEHSDEEGVFADFEKINKTNVNSRLSELRIDPEAQEESKILSLWINCYKELASLKKELRRADSFLDLRSYNHYPNLTDNDIKTLVITNKWMMTTSSSLQEEIKTIGQQLVLSLNDLNKRYKIPLPQLNQLIAELENKVINHLDQIGFPGIDRI, encoded by the coding sequence ATGGCACTCAAAAAATCAGAACTCTACTCGACAATCTGGGCAAGCTGCGACGCCCTGCGCGGCGGCATGGATGCCAGCCAATACAAGGACTATGTCCTGGTCCTCCTGTTCATCAAATACATCAGCGATAAATATGCCGGGACGCCCTATGCTCCAATCAATATCCCAAAAGGCGCAAGCTTCAAGGATATGGTGGCGTTGAAAGGCCAATCAGACATTGGCGACCAGATCAATAAGAAAATTATTGGCCCTCTGGTCAATGCCAACGCGCAAATATCACGTGCTGATTTTCCCGATTTCAACGATCCGAATAAATTAGGCTCCGGAAAAGATATGGTGGACCGCCTGACGGACCTGATCGCCATTTTTGAAAACCCTGCGCTGGATTTCTCCAAGAACCGGGCGGATGATGATGACCTGCTGGGTGATGCCTACGAATATCTGATGCGCAATTTCGCCACGGAGAGCGGGAAGAGCAAGGGGCAATTCTATACGCCGGCTGAGGTCAGCCGGGTGATTGCGCAGGTGATTGGCATTCGTGAAGCCAATACCAGCGCAGAAACCGCCGTCTATGACCCTACCTGTGGATCGGGTTCACTGCTGCTCAAAGTTGGCGAGGAAGCCACAACTCCCGTGACCCTCTATGGCCAGGAAAAAGATGCGGCCACCAGCGGTCTGGCGCGGATGAACATGATCCTCCACAACAATCCAACAGCGACAATCAAACAGGAAAACACCCTGTCAAAACCCCAATATTTGACAGGCGAGGCCCTCAAACAATTTGACTTTGTGGTCGCCAATCCACCCTTCTCTGATAAACGCTGGCGAACCGGTTTCGATCCGGATCATGATATCTATGGTCGGTTCGAATCCTTCGGCGTGCCACCTAACCGTCAGGGCGATTATGCTTATTTGCTGCATATTGTCCGGTCGCTCAAAAGCACCGGCGTGGGGGCCTGCATCATGCCCCATGGCGTGCTCTTCCGGGGTAATTCGGAAGCGGAAATCAGGCGCAACCTGATCCGCAAGGGTTACATCAAAGGCATCATCGGGCTGCCGGCTAACCTGTTTTATGGCACAGGCATCCCGGCTTGCATTGTGGTGTTGGAAAAACAAAACGCCCAGGCGCGCAAAGGCATCTTCATGATCGACGCCAGCAAGGGCTTTATCAAGGACGGCCCAAAGAACCGCCTGCGCGCCCGGGATATTCACAAGATCGTGGACGCCTTTAAGAACCAGACCGAGATCGAGAAATATTCCCGGATGGTGTCCTTTGAAGAAATTGAGGGGCATGAATACAACCTCAACCTGCCACGCTATATTGACACCCAGGAGCCGGAAGACCTGCAGGATATCGAAGGGCACCTGAAGGGCGGAATCCCTGCCCGGGATATTGACGCCCTGCAGCGCTATTGGCAGGCCTTCCCGGGATTGAAGGTGACACTCTTCAAGGAAAACCGTCCAGGACATGTTGACCTCGCTGTTAAGGAATCAGCGATCCGATCGACCATTGAGGAAAATCCCGAATTTATGGCTTTCACCCAGGAAATGGCCGATCACTTCGCCGCGTGGCAGGAAAAGTGGGTTCCCAAACTTAAGGCCCTCGAACCGGGATTCAAACCCAAAGAACTGATCAAAACACTCTCCAATGACCTGCTGGAACACTACCAGGACCTGCCGTTGATTGATCCCTATGATATCTACCAGCATCTAATGGATTATTGGGAAGAGACCATGCAGGATGACTGCTATCTGATCTCAACCGATGGCTGGAAGGCGGAGACTTATCGGATTATTGAAACCGATAAGAATGGCAAGGAGAAGGATAAGGGTTGGGCTTGCGATTTGATCCCCAAACCATATCTTGTAGATCGATTTTTCAAGGACGAAAAAAAACAGCTTGATGGATTAAATGAAAAAATTGAAGATCTCACTTCACAAATTTCTGAGCTGGAAGAAGAACATAGTGATGAGGAAGGTGTTTTTGCTGACTTTGAGAAAATCAATAAAACAAATGTAAATTCTCGTTTATCAGAATTAAGGATTGATCCTGAAGCTCAGGAAGAGTCCAAGATATTGAGTCTTTGGATAAATTGTTACAAAGAACTTGCTAGCCTAAAAAAAGAACTTAGAAGAGCCGATTCATTTCTTGACCTGAGATCCTATAATCATTACCCCAATCTTACTGATAATGATATTAAAACATTAGTTATTACTAATAAGTGGATGATGACGACTTCGTCTTCTTTACAAGAAGAAATAAAAACGATTGGTCAGCAACTAGTTTTAAGTCTGAATGATCTTAATAAACGTTATAAGATTCCATTGCCGCAATTAAACCAGTTAATTGCAGAACTGGAAAATAAAGTAATCAATCACCTTGACCAGATCGGCTTTCCTGGGATTGATCGGATATGA
- a CDS encoding tyrosine-type recombinase/integrase, which yields MKLKDSVDEWLIAKEIENVSVKTMQIYSSMAGEMVDYLGDIDLKDFEARQVRAFLGYQMKREGRHGKLSDATLHKYYSVIRTYCRWLQAQEYKVLAPTDKVKAPKVEEKLPETLSDDELDRLWLYLNARCTFRVRLIFEFFLDTGARLSEVQRLNVKDVNLDNGWCKIYGKGRREEIIPLGKKLTLDMHRYLFDIRPEIVGNLSEDAFFVTKQGSRYTKSGLSTLVKTKLKRVGVDGSYGPHKLRHTYATNFLRNKGGVEQLRRILRHRSVKTTQRYIALLPEDLINAQMVASPLDHLMHRMGQ from the coding sequence ATGAAGCTAAAAGACTCTGTCGATGAATGGTTGATAGCAAAAGAAATTGAAAATGTGTCTGTGAAGACAATGCAGATCTATTCATCTATGGCAGGGGAAATGGTTGATTACCTTGGGGATATTGACCTTAAGGACTTTGAGGCCAGGCAAGTTAGAGCATTCCTTGGGTATCAAATGAAAAGGGAAGGGCGTCATGGCAAGTTATCAGACGCAACTCTCCATAAGTACTATTCTGTTATTCGAACCTACTGTAGATGGCTTCAGGCTCAGGAATATAAGGTCCTGGCGCCTACAGATAAAGTCAAGGCGCCGAAGGTTGAGGAGAAACTACCTGAGACATTGAGTGATGATGAATTGGATAGACTTTGGCTTTACCTGAATGCTCGTTGCACATTCAGGGTGCGGCTCATTTTTGAATTTTTCCTTGATACTGGTGCTCGACTTTCTGAGGTCCAAAGACTGAATGTCAAAGATGTGAATTTAGATAATGGTTGGTGCAAGATTTACGGAAAAGGCCGACGCGAGGAGATAATCCCATTGGGGAAAAAGCTCACTCTTGATATGCATCGATACTTATTTGATATTCGTCCAGAAATTGTAGGAAATCTAAGTGAGGATGCTTTCTTTGTCACGAAGCAGGGTAGTCGATATACAAAAAGCGGTTTATCCACATTGGTCAAGACTAAACTAAAAAGGGTTGGTGTTGATGGATCCTACGGTCCTCATAAATTGCGCCATACATATGCGACTAATTTCTTGCGGAATAAAGGGGGTGTGGAACAGTTACGGAGGATTTTGCGGCATAGGTCTGTAAAAACTACTCAAAGATATATTGCTTTGTTGCCAGAAGATTTGATAAACGCACAAATGGTGGCTTCACCGTTAGACCATTTGATGCATCGTATGGGGCAATAA
- a CDS encoding HsdR family type I site-specific deoxyribonuclease yields the protein MSNIGVPERATQNRVIGLFTEELGYRYLGDRSDFENSNIWEKYLKDWLSKSGYTPAQISRAVELLHRKADNSHNSLYQNNKAVYNLLRYGVSVKVEAGEVHELVHLINWDEPEKNDFAVAEEVTLRGGHERRPDVVLYVNGIAVGVIELKNSRVSIGDGIRQNLSNQQPNFNAWFFSTVQFVFAGNDSEGLKYGTIGTPEKYFLKWKENEEDNTRFKLDKYLLILCEKHRIIELLHDFVLFDGGIKKLPRAHQYFALKAAQEHIRRREGGIIWHTQGSGKSIVMVYLAKWILENNPNARVAIITDRDELDKQIQGVFTEMGESIHRATSGRDLLHQLGQATPRLLCSLIHKFGHRDVGDMDAFLEDMESQPSPTVGEIFVFVDECHRTQSNKLHRFMKATMPNAVFIGFTGTPLLKKDAKTSLEVFGNYIHTYKFNEGVEDGVILDLIYEARDIDQRLSSEDRIDAWFDAKTRGLNDWQKDELKKQWGTMQKVLSSRARMGRVVGDIIFDFSTKRRLNDERGNAMLVVSSIYEACKYYELFQETPFKNKCALITSYNPYVGDITLEETGANSETDRQFIYKTYEKLLEGIEAQPNKSRTETYEDVMKELFLSEPANMKLLIVVDKLLTGFDAPHCTYLYIDKTMQDHGLFQAICRVNRLDGEDKDFGYIVDYKDLFKKVENAIAVYTSELDHSAGGSAPEVLIQDRLKKGRERLDNAIETLALLVEPVEEPKGELENIHYFCGNTEIPEDLKEHEPRRVMLYKSTVSLIRSYANISDELPEAGYTGDDIERIKRTMDRYLNLRQIIRNASDETLDLKPYEADMRHLIDTYIEADVPRKISPFDHLGLLDLIVKSGIASAIAERLAGLRGNEAAIAEVIENNVRRKIIREFLNDPAFFEKMSTLLDEVIAARRARAIEYEEYLRRIADIATQVNTGRSDDTPELLNTPGKRALWNNLDQDMDLALRIDRMVKVVRPDEWRGYQAKENVIKSAIYEIVGNQDEVERIFQIIYHQREY from the coding sequence ATGAGTAACATTGGCGTACCGGAACGAGCGACCCAAAACCGGGTGATTGGTTTATTTACAGAGGAGTTAGGTTACCGATATCTGGGGGACCGGTCGGACTTTGAGAACAGCAACATCTGGGAAAAATATCTGAAGGACTGGCTGAGCAAGAGCGGGTATACGCCGGCTCAGATCAGCCGGGCGGTGGAACTGCTTCATCGCAAGGCGGATAACAGCCACAATTCGTTGTATCAAAATAACAAGGCCGTTTACAACCTGCTGCGTTATGGTGTGTCTGTAAAGGTAGAAGCTGGCGAAGTTCATGAACTCGTTCACCTGATCAACTGGGATGAACCCGAAAAGAATGACTTTGCCGTTGCCGAAGAGGTCACGCTGCGAGGGGGGCATGAGCGCCGTCCGGATGTTGTGCTCTATGTCAATGGGATCGCGGTTGGGGTGATTGAGTTGAAGAACAGCCGGGTCAGCATCGGGGATGGCATCCGGCAAAACCTATCCAATCAGCAGCCAAATTTCAACGCCTGGTTTTTCAGCACCGTCCAGTTCGTCTTCGCAGGGAATGACAGCGAAGGTCTGAAGTATGGAACGATCGGCACACCGGAGAAGTATTTCCTCAAGTGGAAGGAAAACGAAGAGGATAATACCCGCTTCAAACTTGATAAATACCTGCTGATCTTGTGCGAGAAACATCGGATCATTGAATTGTTGCATGACTTTGTGCTGTTCGATGGCGGGATCAAGAAGCTCCCGCGTGCGCACCAGTATTTTGCGCTCAAAGCTGCCCAGGAACATATCCGACGTAGAGAGGGCGGCATCATCTGGCACACCCAGGGCAGCGGCAAGAGCATTGTGATGGTCTACCTGGCAAAGTGGATTTTGGAAAATAATCCCAATGCCCGAGTGGCCATCATCACAGACCGGGATGAACTCGATAAGCAGATCCAGGGCGTTTTTACAGAAATGGGTGAAAGCATCCATCGGGCAACCAGTGGACGCGATTTGTTGCATCAGTTGGGTCAGGCAACGCCGAGGTTACTTTGTTCGCTTATCCATAAATTTGGCCATCGGGATGTGGGTGATATGGATGCCTTCCTGGAAGATATGGAAAGCCAACCCAGCCCAACGGTGGGTGAGATCTTTGTTTTCGTGGATGAATGCCACCGGACCCAAAGCAATAAATTGCACCGGTTTATGAAAGCGACCATGCCGAATGCGGTCTTCATTGGTTTCACGGGGACCCCACTTTTGAAAAAAGATGCCAAGACCAGCCTTGAGGTTTTTGGAAACTATATCCATACCTATAAATTCAATGAGGGTGTGGAGGATGGTGTCATTCTGGATCTGATCTATGAGGCGCGGGACATTGACCAGCGACTAAGTTCGGAGGATCGAATTGACGCCTGGTTTGATGCAAAAACCAGAGGGCTGAATGATTGGCAGAAGGATGAGCTCAAGAAGCAATGGGGCACCATGCAAAAGGTGCTCAGTTCCCGGGCTCGGATGGGTCGGGTGGTTGGTGATATTATTTTCGACTTCAGTACTAAGCGACGGCTTAACGATGAACGCGGTAACGCAATGCTGGTCGTTTCCAGTATCTATGAAGCTTGTAAATATTACGAGCTTTTTCAGGAGACACCTTTCAAAAATAAATGTGCTCTGATCACATCCTACAATCCCTATGTGGGTGATATCACCCTTGAAGAAACAGGTGCCAACTCGGAAACGGATAGACAATTTATCTATAAAACCTACGAGAAACTTCTTGAGGGAATTGAGGCTCAACCCAACAAATCGAGGACCGAAACCTACGAAGATGTGATGAAGGAATTGTTTCTCAGTGAGCCGGCCAATATGAAGCTGCTGATCGTGGTGGATAAATTGCTGACAGGATTTGATGCTCCTCACTGCACTTATTTGTATATAGATAAAACCATGCAGGACCATGGCCTTTTCCAGGCGATCTGTCGGGTGAACCGATTGGACGGTGAAGATAAAGATTTTGGTTATATTGTGGACTACAAGGACCTTTTCAAGAAGGTGGAAAACGCGATTGCAGTCTATACATCTGAGTTGGACCACAGTGCCGGCGGCTCTGCGCCTGAGGTGCTGATCCAGGACCGTTTGAAGAAGGGGAGGGAGCGACTGGATAACGCGATTGAGACTCTGGCTTTGTTAGTTGAGCCTGTCGAGGAACCAAAAGGTGAGTTGGAAAACATCCATTATTTCTGTGGCAATACGGAAATCCCAGAAGATTTGAAGGAGCACGAGCCACGCCGGGTGATGCTTTATAAATCCACGGTTTCTCTAATCCGGTCTTATGCAAATATCTCTGATGAACTTCCTGAGGCTGGCTATACAGGGGATGATATTGAGCGGATCAAACGAACAATGGACCGTTATCTGAATCTGCGCCAAATTATTAGGAATGCCAGTGATGAAACTCTTGACCTGAAACCTTATGAAGCGGACATGCGACACCTGATTGATACCTATATCGAGGCTGATGTGCCTCGGAAAATCTCGCCATTTGATCATCTTGGCTTACTGGATTTGATTGTGAAATCAGGTATTGCAAGTGCCATTGCTGAAAGGCTGGCTGGTCTAAGAGGCAATGAAGCAGCAATCGCAGAAGTCATCGAAAATAACGTCCGTCGGAAGATTATCAGGGAGTTCCTCAATGATCCGGCCTTCTTTGAGAAAATGTCCACTCTCTTGGATGAGGTAATTGCGGCTCGGAGAGCAAGGGCGATTGAATACGAGGAGTATCTCAGGCGAATTGCTGACATAGCGACCCAGGTCAATACTGGCCGATCGGACGATACCCCTGAACTACTTAACACACCAGGGAAAAGAGCTCTATGGAATAACCTTGACCAGGACATGGATTTGGCATTGCGAATTGATAGAATGGTTAAAGTCGTGCGGCCGGATGAGTGGCGAGGGTATCAGGCGAAGGAAAATGTGATCAAGTCAGCGATTTATGAGATTGTTGGAAATCAGGATGAGGTAGAGCGGATTTTTCAGATCATTTATCACCAACGTGAGTATTGA
- a CDS encoding single-stranded DNA-binding protein: MVIPEINTEYTSFESQSNTNFKETEHFYNVTVMGKIVAEPFIHNYPSGKCVCLFRIDKTAIGINANQSSYEKAIEYCAAYNEIGCDILNQCRLGDTIAIEGFLKFYSDRYGKTIYDLIVTNFINMSI; encoded by the coding sequence ATGGTTATACCAGAAATCAATACAGAATATACTTCCTTTGAGAGTCAATCAAATACAAATTTCAAAGAAACTGAACATTTCTACAATGTTACTGTCATGGGGAAAATTGTCGCTGAACCCTTCATCCACAATTACCCATCTGGAAAATGTGTTTGTCTTTTTAGGATCGATAAGACCGCGATTGGTATCAACGCTAATCAAAGTTCTTATGAGAAGGCGATAGAATACTGCGCAGCATACAATGAAATTGGGTGTGATATTCTGAATCAATGCCGATTAGGAGATACTATAGCCATTGAGGGATTCCTCAAATTCTATTCAGATCGTTATGGAAAAACTATATACGATTTGATTGTGACCAACTTCATAAATATGTCCATCTGA